The Streptomyces sp. NBC_01276 genome contains the following window.
CCGCCCGTCGCGCCCTTGGGGGAGCGGCGGGCAACTGCGTAAGTTGCCGGGCATGTTGCCGAAGTCTGTTACGGAGCCCGACGGTTCTGCCGTGATCCGGGCACTCAGCTACAACATCCGCTCCCTGCGCGACGACGAGGAGGCGCTGGCCCGGGTCATCCGGGCCTGCGCACCCGACCTGGTCTTCGTCCAGGAAGCCCCGCGGTTCTTCCGGTGGCGCAAGCACGCCGCCCGGCTGGCCGCCAAGACCGACCTCGTGGTGCTGGGCGGCGGAGCGACGGCCGCCGGTCCGCTGCTGATGTGCTCGCTACGGGCCTTCGTGGAGCGGACCGAGGACGTCCTGCTGCCCCTGACTCCCGGACTGCACCGGCGGGGCTTCGCGACCGCCGTGGTCCGCTTCGGGGCGGCGAGGGTCGGGGTCGTCAGCGCGCACCTGTCCCTGGACCGTGCGGAACGGTCCGCGCAGGCGGGGATGCTGGCCGAACGGGCCGCCGCGCTGGGGGCACCGCACGCGATCGTGGCCGCCGACGTGAACGAGGCCCCCGGGGGGCCGGCCTTCGGGCGGCTGACCGAGAGCCTGCGGGACTGCTGGACGGTGGCCCCGTGGGGCGGCGGCGACACCTTCCCGGCGGCGGCGCCGGACCGCCGCATCGACGCCGTCTTCGCCTCGGCGGGGGTGGAGGTGCTGGCGTGCGGCGTCCCCGCGGGGCTGGCCGGGGTGACACCCCTCGACCTCCACACGGCCACGGACCACCTCCCGGTCCTGGCCGCCCTGCGCCTCCCGGCCACCCCGTAGGCCCGGGGCCCGGCGGGGCCGTCGCCGACGGGCGGCCCCGCGGAGCCCCGTCGGGGCCGAGCCCTGCGAGCGGCGCGTCGGAGGATCAGACCACCGCGCCGCGGCCCGGGTCGTCGTCCTCGTCGTCGTCCTGCGACATCCGGGCCACCAGGGTGGCGAAGCCGCCCAGGAAGCCGCCGATGCCCAGGGTGGTCAGCCACCAGGTCATGTCCCACTGCAGCAGCACCGCGAGGAGCAGCAGCACCGGGCCGCCCACCACCGCGAGCCACGCGAACTTGGCCGTCGTGTCCGCGGGCGGCAGCTCCGGCTCCGGGGGGACGAAGTGGCCCTCGTCGTCCTTCGGCTCCGCCGGCGCGTGGTCCCGCGGCCCCGGCGCGGCGGCGGGGGAGCCCGTCCCCACGCCCGGAGCGAAGGTGACCGAGCTGCCGAGCGCCGGAGGCTGCGATCCCGATCCCGATCCCGATCCCGATCCCGATCCCGGCTCCGGCTCCTGCTCCGACTCCGGTTCCGGCTTC
Protein-coding sequences here:
- a CDS encoding endonuclease/exonuclease/phosphatase family protein, whose product is MLPKSVTEPDGSAVIRALSYNIRSLRDDEEALARVIRACAPDLVFVQEAPRFFRWRKHAARLAAKTDLVVLGGGATAAGPLLMCSLRAFVERTEDVLLPLTPGLHRRGFATAVVRFGAARVGVVSAHLSLDRAERSAQAGMLAERAAALGAPHAIVAADVNEAPGGPAFGRLTESLRDCWTVAPWGGGDTFPAAAPDRRIDAVFASAGVEVLACGVPAGLAGVTPLDLHTATDHLPVLAALRLPATP